The Leucobacter sp. UCMA 4100 genome window below encodes:
- a CDS encoding acyltransferase family protein, with the protein MSAVMTQPNTSRPVRAKGGHRTDIQGLRTVAVMLVLLYHAGVPFFSGGFIGVDVFFVISGFLITGLMLREVSRTGRIDLADFYARRIRRILPAATLVIVVTLVLAMLILPPLRWQDTALEAAAAAAYVANWVFAAGTGYQNAGASVSPLQHFWTLSVEEQFYIVWPLLLIAVLVLMRRKARAAGISEPLSESRFRRWALGAALLVAVPSLIWAVVATARTPEVAYFVTTTRLWEIAIGALLAILAPQLSRIPARVALVLGYAGAAALVVAGTTFVVGEIPFPGPAALVPTLATAAIIISGLEGRDTQGIGRPLSLRPMRFVGDLSYSLYLWHWPLIVFATALLGGTLTPVWGIVMCALAFAPAYASYRFVEVPFRDWGRVKRSSWAAIRSGFAMIMITVVTAATVFGFARITGAEQPVAENAQGARVLTDDVSDDDLSSFEGSGTPVDVVSDGIAPAVLEANKDNAQHYGDGNCHRDYEGTEPADCAFGDTDSSTEVVLVGDSHAANWAPALIEIAEEQGFKLTVHTKSGCAFAPADQVKQGGSYPECREWVDAVYDEIEATSPDVVITSNEGSRGIMKGGEILPEGEWETVLENAYEDIWDGLTQQGIDLVVIADTPEMGHHVPECVSEHPTKLTKCSTPRKEALEEIPRPELDAAEEVDGVEVISMDNWVCPDADNCPAVVGNTLVWRDSHHQTASYSESLADPLAEKLGEVWQ; encoded by the coding sequence ATGTCTGCGGTAATGACACAGCCGAATACCTCGAGACCAGTGCGCGCGAAAGGCGGGCATCGAACCGACATTCAGGGCCTTCGAACCGTGGCCGTCATGCTCGTTCTGCTCTATCACGCGGGCGTGCCATTCTTTTCTGGCGGCTTCATTGGCGTTGACGTTTTCTTCGTCATCTCGGGCTTTCTTATCACTGGCCTCATGCTGCGCGAGGTGAGCCGAACCGGCCGCATCGACCTCGCCGACTTCTATGCGCGCCGCATTCGGCGCATTCTGCCGGCGGCGACCCTCGTGATCGTGGTCACGCTCGTGCTCGCCATGCTCATTCTGCCCCCGCTGCGCTGGCAGGACACCGCGCTTGAAGCGGCTGCGGCCGCCGCCTACGTTGCGAACTGGGTGTTTGCGGCGGGCACCGGCTACCAGAACGCGGGGGCCTCGGTGAGCCCGCTGCAGCACTTCTGGACGCTCTCGGTCGAAGAGCAGTTTTACATCGTGTGGCCCTTGCTGCTCATCGCCGTGCTCGTGCTCATGAGGCGCAAGGCCCGTGCCGCGGGCATCAGCGAGCCGCTCAGCGAGTCCCGCTTTCGCCGGTGGGCGCTCGGCGCCGCCCTGCTCGTGGCCGTGCCCTCGCTCATCTGGGCGGTGGTCGCGACGGCCCGCACCCCAGAGGTCGCCTACTTCGTCACGACGACACGGTTGTGGGAAATCGCGATCGGTGCGCTGCTCGCCATTCTCGCGCCTCAGCTGAGCCGCATACCCGCCCGGGTAGCCCTCGTGCTCGGCTACGCCGGCGCTGCTGCGCTCGTCGTTGCGGGCACGACCTTCGTCGTCGGCGAGATCCCTTTTCCCGGCCCCGCCGCCCTCGTGCCCACGCTCGCGACGGCCGCGATCATCATCTCGGGACTCGAGGGCCGCGACACCCAGGGCATCGGCAGGCCGCTCTCGCTTCGCCCGATGCGCTTCGTCGGCGATCTCTCGTACTCGCTGTACCTGTGGCACTGGCCACTCATCGTGTTTGCGACGGCGCTGCTCGGCGGAACCCTCACGCCCGTCTGGGGCATCGTCATGTGCGCCCTCGCGTTCGCACCCGCCTATGCGAGCTACCGCTTCGTCGAGGTGCCGTTTCGCGACTGGGGCCGCGTGAAGAGGAGCTCGTGGGCCGCTATTCGCTCAGGGTTTGCAATGATCATGATCACGGTGGTGACTGCCGCGACCGTGTTCGGCTTTGCCCGCATCACGGGTGCCGAGCAGCCGGTCGCCGAGAACGCTCAGGGCGCTCGCGTGCTCACCGATGATGTTTCAGACGACGATCTGAGCTCGTTTGAGGGATCGGGCACGCCAGTCGACGTGGTGAGCGACGGTATCGCGCCAGCCGTGCTTGAGGCCAACAAAGACAACGCTCAGCACTACGGCGACGGGAACTGCCACCGCGACTACGAGGGCACCGAGCCCGCCGACTGCGCGTTTGGCGACACTGATTCGAGCACCGAGGTCGTGCTCGTTGGCGACTCGCACGCGGCGAACTGGGCGCCGGCACTCATTGAGATTGCCGAGGAGCAGGGCTTTAAGCTCACCGTGCACACGAAGTCGGGTTGCGCGTTTGCGCCCGCAGACCAGGTGAAACAAGGCGGATCGTACCCAGAATGCCGCGAGTGGGTTGACGCCGTATACGACGAGATCGAAGCGACCAGCCCCGACGTCGTGATCACGAGCAACGAGGGCAGCCGCGGCATTATGAAGGGCGGCGAGATCTTGCCAGAGGGCGAGTGGGAAACGGTGCTCGAGAACGCCTACGAAGACATTTGGGACGGTTTGACGCAGCAGGGCATCGACCTCGTGGTTATCGCCGATACACCCGAGATGGGCCACCACGTGCCCGAGTGCGTGTCAGAGCATCCGACGAAACTCACGAAGTGCTCGACGCCGCGCAAGGAGGCTCTCGAGGAGATTCCGCGCCCTGAGCTCGACGCCGCCGAAGAGGTCGACGGCGTCGAGGTTATCTCGATGGACAACTGGGTGTGCCCCGACGCCGACAACTGCCCGGCCGTGGTGGGCAACACCCTCGTGTGGCGCGACAGCCATCACCAGACGGCGAGCTACTCGGAGTCGCTGGCGGATCCGCTGGCGGAGAAGCTGGGTGAAGTTTGGCAATAA
- a CDS encoding MetQ/NlpA family ABC transporter substrate-binding protein: MSAPTPQPARPEKPKSRVGLWVTIAIVAVLAVIAAFVVPKLTQSSDADAKPAAGSEEVTKVKLGVNDIAEAHWEVLVDLAAEENIEVELVSFTDYTTPNPALASGDIDINKFQHVRYLAQHVATQGDDLVPIGSTEIFPISIFSKQWSSIDEVPEGGEVTISNNPANQVRPLLALYNAGLIAFKGEADWNVTIDDIDYEASKLGKVTPIDPSQTAASLDSVDIAFVDTPFQLAAGLGEKETIYREDANRPDLQQYVNVFAVRGEDRDNKALKRVAELYHAPEVQAVITEHPEYDGVEKDETQDDLLKVLAEQIKEFE; encoded by the coding sequence ATGTCAGCACCCACTCCCCAGCCCGCTAGGCCCGAGAAACCCAAGTCGCGCGTCGGCCTTTGGGTCACGATCGCGATTGTTGCCGTTCTGGCGGTGATCGCTGCTTTTGTGGTGCCGAAGCTCACCCAGTCGAGCGACGCCGATGCGAAGCCAGCTGCCGGAAGCGAAGAAGTGACCAAGGTGAAGCTCGGCGTGAACGACATCGCCGAAGCGCACTGGGAGGTGCTCGTCGATCTCGCGGCCGAAGAGAACATCGAGGTTGAGCTCGTTTCATTCACCGACTACACGACGCCAAACCCGGCCCTCGCCTCGGGTGACATTGACATCAACAAGTTCCAGCACGTTCGCTACCTCGCGCAGCACGTCGCGACGCAGGGTGATGATCTTGTGCCGATTGGCTCGACCGAGATTTTCCCCATCTCGATCTTCTCGAAGCAGTGGAGCTCGATTGACGAGGTTCCCGAGGGCGGCGAAGTGACGATCTCGAACAACCCGGCAAACCAGGTGCGCCCGCTGCTCGCGCTCTATAACGCTGGACTCATCGCGTTCAAGGGTGAGGCTGACTGGAACGTCACGATTGACGACATCGACTACGAGGCTTCGAAGCTCGGTAAGGTGACTCCGATCGATCCGTCGCAAACGGCTGCATCGCTCGACTCGGTCGACATCGCGTTCGTCGATACCCCGTTCCAGCTGGCGGCTGGCCTCGGTGAAAAAGAGACGATCTACCGTGAAGATGCCAATCGCCCCGACCTGCAGCAGTACGTGAACGTGTTTGCCGTGCGCGGCGAAGACCGCGACAACAAGGCGCTGAAGCGCGTCGCCGAGCTGTACCACGCACCCGAGGTGCAGGCCGTGATCACCGAGCATCCCGAGTATGACGGTGTTGAGAAAGACGAAACCCAGGACGATCTGCTCAAGGTACTCGCCGAGCAAATCAAAGAATTTGAGTAG
- a CDS encoding methionine ABC transporter ATP-binding protein: MTRTELGRSEHASGISHPDAASTDSIIRFTGVGKTFAKAASAALTDITLDIHRGEIFAVIGYSGAGKSTLVRLINGLEKVTTGTVDVDGTRVSDLREGEMHRVRGNIGMVFQQFNLMKSRTVFGNIEFALIVAGWTKADRTERIWELLDFVGLAEKAWMYPEQLSGGQRQRVGIARALAAKPSVLLADEATSALDPETTHEVLQLLARTNRELGVTVVVITHEMDVVRSIADRVAVLDNGHLVELGTTYELFANPQTERAKAFLAAVSQTEPNAAQVTSLRERGHERLFTIHVTRNLDVGGLLSEAVASYGIRFALLFGGIDIIQQQQFGSLTVALSGDRVDEALAHLREHATVEELAA; the protein is encoded by the coding sequence ATGACACGTACCGAGCTGGGCCGCTCGGAGCACGCTTCTGGCATCAGCCACCCCGACGCAGCGTCGACCGATTCGATCATTCGCTTCACAGGGGTAGGCAAGACGTTTGCCAAAGCCGCTTCAGCCGCGCTTACCGACATCACCCTAGACATACATCGAGGCGAGATCTTCGCCGTGATCGGCTACTCCGGAGCCGGCAAATCAACCCTCGTGCGCCTCATCAACGGCCTCGAAAAAGTCACCACCGGCACCGTAGACGTCGACGGAACCCGCGTGAGCGACCTGCGCGAGGGCGAAATGCACCGCGTGCGCGGCAACATCGGCATGGTCTTTCAACAGTTCAATCTCATGAAGTCGCGCACCGTCTTCGGCAACATCGAGTTTGCGCTCATCGTCGCCGGATGGACCAAGGCGGATCGCACCGAACGCATCTGGGAGCTTCTCGACTTCGTCGGCCTCGCCGAAAAGGCCTGGATGTACCCGGAGCAGCTCTCGGGAGGCCAACGCCAGCGCGTCGGCATCGCCCGTGCTCTCGCCGCGAAACCGAGCGTACTGCTCGCCGACGAGGCCACGAGCGCACTCGACCCCGAAACAACGCACGAGGTGCTGCAACTGCTCGCCCGCACAAACCGCGAGCTCGGCGTCACCGTCGTCGTCATCACCCACGAGATGGACGTCGTGCGCAGCATCGCCGACCGCGTCGCCGTGCTCGACAACGGCCACCTCGTCGAGCTCGGCACCACCTACGAGCTCTTCGCCAACCCGCAAACCGAGCGGGCAAAAGCCTTCCTCGCAGCGGTCTCGCAAACCGAGCCCAACGCCGCACAGGTCACTTCGTTGCGCGAGCGTGGCCACGAGCGCCTCTTCACGATCCACGTCACCCGAAATCTCGATGTCGGCGGGCTGCTCTCAGAAGCGGTTGCCAGCTACGGGATCCGCTTCGCTCTGCTCTTCGGGGGCATCGACATCATCCAACAACAGCAATTCGGGTCGCTCACCGTCGCCCTCAGCGGCGACCGAGTCGACGAAGCGCTCGCCCACCTGCGCGAGCACGCAACCGTAGAGGAGCTCGCCGCATGA
- a CDS encoding methionine ABC transporter permease has product MSYLSNNKTPWETLWPLLFKSLGQTLYMVSLTLLVAGLIGLIIGVLLTVTRPGSILANRFVNTTLNVIVNFFRPIPFIILVALLGPLTKLVTGSIIGINAGIFVMTIGAVFSIARIVEQNLVTVDPGVIEAARATGARPLRIILMVLLPEALGPLILGYTFIVIGIVDMSAMVGVIGGGGLGDFAITRGYQVFRWEVTFVATLVIVALVQLLQFVGNSLARRALRH; this is encoded by the coding sequence ATGAGTTATCTCAGCAACAACAAAACCCCGTGGGAAACCCTCTGGCCGCTGCTCTTCAAGAGCCTCGGGCAAACCCTCTACATGGTGTCGCTCACGCTGCTCGTCGCCGGCCTCATCGGCCTCATCATCGGCGTGCTGCTCACCGTCACCCGCCCCGGCAGCATTCTCGCGAACCGCTTCGTGAACACGACCCTCAACGTGATCGTGAACTTCTTCAGGCCCATCCCGTTCATCATTCTCGTTGCCCTGCTCGGCCCCCTCACGAAACTCGTCACCGGCAGCATCATCGGCATCAACGCCGGCATTTTCGTCATGACCATCGGTGCGGTCTTCTCGATCGCGCGCATCGTCGAACAAAACCTCGTCACCGTCGACCCCGGCGTCATCGAGGCGGCGCGCGCGACCGGAGCACGGCCGTTGCGCATCATCCTCATGGTACTGCTGCCCGAGGCCCTCGGACCCCTCATTCTCGGCTACACCTTCATCGTGATCGGGATCGTCGACATGTCGGCCATGGTCGGCGTGATCGGCGGCGGCGGGCTCGGCGACTTCGCGATCACGCGCGGCTACCAGGTGTTCCGCTGGGAAGTCACCTTCGTTGCGACCCTCGTCATCGTGGCGCTCGTGCAGCTGCTGCAGTTCGTGGGCAACTCGCTGGCGCGCAGGGCGCTGCGCCACTAG
- a CDS encoding glycine betaine ABC transporter substrate-binding protein gives MKKRFMGALALGTAGLLALAGCASDGSGGTSSGGSDNGSSASGDTIKVSYIAGWTDGQSIAYLLKDQLEKKDFKVEVDDLTDNGPMYAGLSQGDIDLFASAWPEVTQASYMEEFGDKIEDLGTWYEGATLTIAVPSYSKLNSIDELKDNADLFGSEIIGIEPGAGLTGVTEDSMIPEYELEDTITLSTSSTATMLTMLGEAIDKKEEIVVTLWRPFWANSAYDVKDLEDPKGAMGEAEGLHILARDGFKEDYADLADLIEQIKLDDDAYGALEELVTSDEYENDSEGAVSKWIEDNADAFPGLLK, from the coding sequence ATGAAAAAACGTTTTATGGGTGCACTCGCACTCGGCACCGCAGGGCTTCTTGCACTCGCTGGTTGCGCAAGCGACGGTAGCGGCGGAACGAGCAGCGGCGGCTCAGACAACGGTTCGTCGGCAAGCGGCGACACCATCAAGGTTTCGTACATTGCTGGCTGGACTGACGGCCAGAGCATCGCGTACCTGCTCAAGGATCAGCTTGAGAAGAAGGACTTCAAGGTTGAGGTTGATGACCTCACCGACAACGGCCCCATGTACGCGGGCCTCTCGCAGGGCGACATCGACCTCTTTGCTTCGGCTTGGCCTGAGGTAACCCAGGCAAGCTACATGGAGGAGTTCGGCGACAAGATCGAAGACCTCGGCACCTGGTACGAGGGAGCAACGCTCACCATCGCTGTTCCTTCATATTCGAAGCTCAACTCGATCGACGAGCTCAAGGACAACGCTGACCTCTTCGGCAGCGAGATCATCGGCATCGAGCCTGGCGCAGGCCTCACTGGCGTGACCGAAGACTCGATGATTCCCGAGTACGAGCTCGAAGACACGATTACGCTCAGCACCTCGTCGACCGCGACCATGCTCACCATGCTTGGCGAAGCGATCGACAAGAAGGAAGAGATCGTTGTGACGCTGTGGCGCCCCTTCTGGGCAAACAGTGCCTACGACGTGAAGGACCTCGAAGATCCTAAGGGCGCAATGGGTGAGGCCGAGGGCCTGCACATTCTCGCTCGCGATGGCTTCAAGGAAGACTACGCAGATCTCGCTGACCTGATCGAACAGATCAAGCTCGACGATGACGCGTATGGTGCACTCGAGGAGCTCGTCACGAGCGACGAGTACGAGAATGACTCAGAGGGCGCCGTCTCGAAGTGGATCGAAGACAACGCAGACGCGTTCCCTGGCCTGCTCAAGTAG
- a CDS encoding ABC transporter permease: MNIPKIPIGTWGQVVFDWFRDTFDWLIDFFKVFIDVLVNGIVDGLLSVHFLVVIVLFAALGWLVRSWQLAVGTIISLLLIVSMGYWQSAMQTLGLVLVATLIAVVMAIPLGILAAKSDRFSAFMKPLLDFLQTMPAFVYLVPAVLLFSIGFVPAIFATVIFAIAPGVRFTELGIRGVDGEVVEAGQAFGAKPGQILRGIQLPLALPTIMAGINQVIMLSLSMAVLGGFVGAPGLGKDVVAAVMQQQLPAGIESGVSIVIIAVFLDRVTAALGNQSEYQSSLLGLFRKRKADAKKA, encoded by the coding sequence GTGAATATTCCTAAGATTCCCATCGGTACATGGGGCCAGGTTGTTTTTGACTGGTTCCGCGACACCTTCGACTGGCTCATCGACTTTTTCAAGGTCTTCATCGACGTTCTCGTCAACGGCATCGTTGACGGGCTGCTCTCGGTTCACTTTCTCGTCGTCATCGTGCTGTTTGCGGCGCTCGGCTGGCTCGTTCGCTCGTGGCAGCTCGCCGTTGGCACGATCATCTCACTCCTGCTGATCGTCTCGATGGGCTACTGGCAGAGCGCGATGCAGACGCTCGGCCTCGTGCTCGTCGCAACGCTTATTGCTGTCGTGATGGCGATCCCGCTCGGTATTCTTGCGGCGAAGAGTGACCGCTTCAGTGCGTTCATGAAACCGTTGCTCGACTTCTTGCAGACGATGCCGGCGTTCGTGTACCTTGTGCCCGCCGTGCTGCTGTTCAGCATTGGCTTCGTGCCCGCGATCTTCGCGACCGTGATCTTTGCGATCGCTCCCGGCGTGCGCTTCACCGAGCTCGGTATTCGCGGCGTTGACGGCGAGGTCGTCGAAGCGGGTCAGGCCTTCGGTGCGAAGCCGGGCCAGATTCTGCGCGGCATTCAGCTGCCACTCGCCCTGCCAACCATCATGGCCGGCATTAACCAGGTCATCATGCTCTCGCTCTCGATGGCCGTGCTTGGCGGCTTCGTTGGCGCCCCTGGTCTCGGTAAGGACGTTGTTGCGGCCGTGATGCAGCAGCAGCTGCCAGCCGGTATCGAATCGGGCGTCAGCATCGTGATCATCGCGGTCTTCCTCGACCGTGTCACCGCAGCGCTTGGTAACCAGTCTGAATACCAGTCGTCGCTGCTCGGCCTCTTCCGTAAGCGTAAGGCCGACGCCAAGAAGGCATAA
- a CDS encoding quaternary amine ABC transporter ATP-binding protein — MQVSNVYKVFGRNPREAVKRLKAGDTREGVQPLGTAAVIDASFEVKPGEIFVVMGLSGSGKSTLIRMLNGLNDTTDGSIKIFGEEVVGRSDAELRELRRKSMSMVFQHFALLPHRTVLDNVAYGLELQGIDASTRRAKAQNWLERVGLAGWENHLPDELSGGMQQRVGIARALTADTEILLMDEAFSALDPLIRREMQEQLVELQQELGKTIVFITHDLNEAMFLGDRIAVMRDGRIVQVGSPNDILTDPANDYVAQFVQDVDRGRVLTAGDVMEPALAAIPASAGPRAALKMMRDMQTSACFVTGNGRKLIGVVRDKDVLRQVREGNTDIRELLRPTPSTVTPDQHISELYEMAVESPLPVAVVDEQHRLLGVVPRVTLLAALADLPTTTSAIPIIEPRPDVPETTMTEALELGELTDTDTDTDAREENSATKGEQA, encoded by the coding sequence TTGCAGGTCTCAAACGTCTACAAAGTGTTTGGCCGCAATCCTAGAGAAGCGGTAAAACGTCTCAAGGCGGGCGACACCCGCGAGGGAGTACAGCCGCTCGGCACCGCCGCGGTGATCGACGCGAGCTTTGAAGTAAAGCCGGGCGAAATTTTTGTTGTCATGGGCCTCAGTGGCTCGGGCAAGTCAACGCTCATTCGCATGCTCAACGGTCTGAACGACACGACCGACGGTTCGATCAAGATTTTCGGCGAAGAGGTCGTTGGCCGTTCAGACGCTGAGCTTCGCGAACTGCGCCGCAAGAGCATGTCGATGGTGTTTCAGCACTTCGCGCTCCTGCCGCACCGCACCGTGCTCGACAACGTCGCCTACGGGCTAGAGCTGCAGGGCATCGACGCGTCGACCCGCAGGGCTAAGGCTCAGAACTGGCTTGAGCGCGTCGGGCTTGCAGGGTGGGAGAACCACTTGCCCGACGAACTCTCTGGTGGCATGCAGCAGCGCGTGGGTATTGCTCGCGCGCTCACGGCAGACACCGAGATTCTGCTCATGGACGAGGCCTTTTCGGCCCTTGACCCGCTGATCCGCCGCGAAATGCAAGAACAGCTCGTTGAGCTGCAGCAGGAGCTTGGCAAGACCATCGTGTTCATTACGCACGACCTGAACGAAGCCATGTTTCTCGGCGACCGCATCGCCGTCATGCGTGACGGCCGCATCGTGCAGGTGGGTAGCCCCAACGACATTCTCACCGACCCGGCCAACGACTACGTTGCGCAGTTCGTGCAAGACGTCGACCGTGGCCGCGTGCTCACCGCTGGCGACGTTATGGAGCCGGCCCTCGCTGCGATTCCAGCGAGCGCAGGCCCCCGGGCGGCGCTCAAGATGATGCGCGACATGCAGACCTCGGCCTGCTTCGTGACCGGCAACGGCCGCAAGCTCATTGGCGTTGTGCGCGATAAAGACGTGCTGCGCCAGGTTCGCGAGGGCAACACCGACATTCGTGAGCTTCTTCGACCCACACCCTCGACGGTGACCCCTGACCAGCACATTTCAGAGCTGTACGAGATGGCGGTCGAAAGCCCGCTGCCCGTTGCCGTCGTTGACGAGCAGCACCGCCTGCTCGGCGTCGTGCCGAGGGTCACGCTACTCGCGGCGCTGGCTGACCTGCCAACCACCACGAGTGCGATTCCCATCATCGAGCCACGGCCCGACGTGCCAGAAACCACGATGACTGAAGCGCTCGAGCTCGGCGAGCTCACCGACACTGATACCGATACTGATGCGCGAGAAGAAAACAGCGCTACGAAGGGAGAACAGGCGTGA
- a CDS encoding glycosyltransferase codes for MASADFTLLLPVYAGDTPDALRLALESSTVGQSLMPAEVLVVIDGPISAALEAVIDEFEAGGAVPLTRVRFAENRGLTEGLNAGLERARYDVVARMDADDVSVPDRFAKQWPLLEAGYDLVGAGMVEFDDDPEACGVTRIPPVGEANIRSHARTHNPFNHPTMMYRVSRVREVGGYEPFGKMEDYWLGIRMIASGARVENIAEPLVKYRVGSGAFARRGGWREAQTEIRLQKAMLGMGFIGRGEYLRNVVMKSVYRMLPASVKQVLFRRFVAGGLPSDQKSKDTQK; via the coding sequence GTGGCGAGCGCCGACTTCACCCTGCTGCTTCCCGTGTACGCGGGCGATACTCCCGACGCGCTTCGGCTCGCGCTCGAGAGCTCGACGGTGGGGCAAAGCCTCATGCCAGCTGAGGTGCTCGTCGTGATTGATGGGCCGATCTCTGCGGCACTTGAGGCGGTCATCGACGAGTTCGAGGCTGGCGGTGCGGTGCCCCTCACCCGGGTGCGCTTCGCCGAGAACCGCGGGCTCACCGAGGGGCTGAACGCAGGGCTCGAACGCGCGCGGTACGACGTTGTCGCTCGCATGGATGCCGACGATGTCTCGGTGCCCGACCGTTTCGCGAAGCAGTGGCCGCTCTTAGAGGCCGGCTACGACCTCGTGGGCGCGGGCATGGTCGAGTTCGACGACGACCCCGAAGCGTGCGGCGTGACGCGCATTCCGCCCGTCGGTGAAGCGAACATTCGCAGCCACGCTCGCACGCACAACCCCTTCAACCACCCCACGATGATGTACCGCGTTTCGCGGGTCAGGGAGGTCGGTGGGTACGAGCCCTTCGGCAAGATGGAAGATTATTGGCTCGGCATTCGCATGATTGCCAGCGGTGCGCGGGTCGAGAACATTGCCGAGCCACTCGTGAAATATCGCGTCGGATCGGGCGCGTTTGCTCGCCGGGGCGGCTGGCGTGAGGCGCAAACCGAGATCCGCCTCCAGAAGGCCATGCTCGGCATGGGCTTTATTGGCCGCGGCGAGTACCTGCGCAACGTGGTGATGAAGAGCGTGTACCGGATGCTGCCGGCGTCGGTGAAACAGGTGCTGTTTCGGCGTTTTGTTGCGGGTGGTCTGCCGAGTGATCAAAAGAGCAAAGATACGCAAAAGTAG
- a CDS encoding glycosyltransferase — protein MRVAAVMVAFNRAELLREALTAVGQQTRPVDELIVVDNASTDESAQVAAEMVARFGGHARLIALTENTGGAGGFATGIAAAVQDPTIDWVWVMDDDTVPEPTALAEALAAHERFIEAGRGRDDLAVMGSRVVWTDGEDHPMNTPKPKIGASQAERDRAAAAGVLEIRSISFVSAFVRAELVRKLGLPIADYFLWNDDFEYSARLLRRARGIQVPGSVVMHKTKIRGSSDQDPGERFYFEVRNKLWLFRTSKALKPWEKLAYTAASARRWARTFKASSNRGVLWNCLGRGLRHGLFTRPRPTADVLAGAGLPLDVSDTVFSLTEGPGRS, from the coding sequence GTGCGGGTTGCAGCGGTTATGGTTGCGTTTAACCGTGCAGAGCTTTTGAGAGAGGCGCTCACGGCGGTCGGTCAGCAGACCCGGCCGGTCGATGAGCTCATCGTGGTCGATAATGCTTCGACCGACGAGAGCGCTCAGGTTGCCGCCGAGATGGTTGCGCGCTTCGGCGGGCACGCGAGGCTCATCGCACTCACCGAAAACACCGGAGGTGCCGGCGGTTTTGCCACGGGCATTGCCGCGGCCGTACAAGACCCCACGATCGACTGGGTGTGGGTGATGGATGACGACACGGTGCCTGAGCCCACGGCCCTCGCCGAGGCGCTCGCCGCACACGAACGGTTCATCGAGGCGGGCAGGGGGCGCGACGATCTCGCGGTCATGGGCTCACGCGTCGTGTGGACCGATGGCGAAGACCACCCCATGAACACTCCGAAGCCCAAGATCGGCGCCTCACAGGCAGAGCGCGATCGAGCGGCTGCGGCAGGGGTGCTCGAGATCCGCTCGATTTCGTTTGTCTCGGCCTTCGTGCGCGCCGAACTCGTGCGCAAGCTGGGCCTGCCCATCGCCGACTACTTCTTGTGGAACGACGACTTCGAATACTCGGCCCGCCTCCTGCGCCGCGCGCGAGGCATTCAGGTGCCCGGCTCGGTTGTCATGCACAAGACGAAGATTCGTGGTTCGTCTGACCAAGATCCCGGCGAACGTTTCTACTTCGAGGTGCGCAACAAGCTCTGGCTCTTTCGCACGTCGAAGGCGCTCAAGCCGTGGGAGAAGCTGGCCTACACGGCGGCCTCTGCCAGGCGCTGGGCCCGCACGTTCAAGGCGTCATCGAATCGGGGTGTGCTGTGGAACTGCCTGGGTCGAGGGCTGCGCCACGGCCTCTTCACGAGGCCACGCCCAACGGCCGACGTGCTCGCCGGTGCTGGCCTGCCCCTTGACGTGAGTGACACGGTGTTCTCGCTCACCGAGGGGCCAGGGCGGTCGTAG